The DNA segment TCTGCCATCAGTTGAGCCTGACAGGACCGCTCCATCGTGATGAACCACCAGGCTGCTTCGTCTACGGTCTGGCCTACGGTGAGTAACCCATGGTTTTGCAAAATGATTGCTTTTCGGAGTCCCAAGGTTTGGGCCAGCCGCTTGGCTTCCTGTAGATCCAGGATAACGCCACTGTAGCGATCGAGCAGGGCATGATCCTTGTAAAAAGCACAGGCATCCTGGGTCAGAGGATCCAGCAAACGACCCAGAGTGGACCAGGCTTTGCCATAGAGGGAATGGGCATGGGCAGCAGCGATCACATCCGGACGGGCTGCATGAATCCGGGAGTGGATCGCAAATCCGGCACTGTTGATCACCCCTTCCCCCTCGATCACCGTACCCTCGGCATCCACCAGCAGCAAATCAGAGACGCGAATATGGCCAAAGTACATACCAAAAGGATTGACCCAAAAGCGATCGGGAAACTCTGGATCGCGAGCCGTGATATGTCCGGCCACACCCTCATCAAAGCCGTAGCGGCCAAAGAGCCGAAATGCGGCTGCCAGTCGTTGCTGACGATGGAGCCGCTCATCCTTAAGGTGTTCGAATGCAGGGGGAGATGGAATTGTGAGTACTGGCATAAACAACTGACTCGATCCTAGAGATAGACTCTCCCGTTATAACGCTTTGGGTCCAGAGCCCTCACCCCTTCAGGAATTTCTTAAAATGATGTAAACTTATATTAAGGTTTC comes from the Leptolyngbya sp. 'hensonii' genome and includes:
- a CDS encoding class II aldolase/adducin family protein — protein: MPVLTIPSPPAFEHLKDERLHRQQRLAAAFRLFGRYGFDEGVAGHITARDPEFPDRFWVNPFGMYFGHIRVSDLLLVDAEGTVIEGEGVINSAGFAIHSRIHAARPDVIAAAHAHSLYGKAWSTLGRLLDPLTQDACAFYKDHALLDRYSGVILDLQEAKRLAQTLGLRKAIILQNHGLLTVGQTVDEAAWWFITMERSCQAQLMAEAVGTPIPIEPATAALTYSQVGTSQIGWFSFQSLYAMIVRQEPDLLS